The Atribacterota bacterium genome contains the following window.
AGGTGAAGAGAAGAACAGCGGTACCCATTGCTGCTAGCTCGGCAACAATCCGGTATATTTCTCTTCTTCCCAGAACGTCAATTCCTCGAGTGGGTTCGTCAAGGAGAAGGACCTTGGGGTTCATACCCAGCCATTTAGCAAGAACAAGCTTCTGTTGGTTTCCTCCGGAGAGTTGTCCCGCGAGAGTATACCGGTGTGGTGTCTTGATGCGCAATTCTTTGATGAACCGTTCAGTTTCCTGATTCATGCTTTGGAAGCGAATAAAACCGAGACGGCTCAGACGGTTTACATTAGGAAGCCCATAGTTATCACGTACTGCCTGATCCAGGATGAGTCCTTTCGTTTTTCGGTCTTCAGGAAGAAAAGCAACGTTCCAACGGATAGCCTGGTCTGGACTCTGGATTTCCCTTTGTTCTCCATCTATGTAAATGGTACCTCCAGTTTTGGGATGAATTCCAAAGATGGTTTCAGCCAGTTCTGTCTTTCCGGCCCCCATAAGACCAGTAACACTCACAATCTCACCCTTTTTGACTGTGATGGTGATGTTTCTGAGAATCTCTCCTCGAGAGACGTTCTCAAGACGCAGGGCTTCCTTTTCTTGAGGTGGAGAGAGCGCTACATGCCTTTTTTCTAAAGTCCTTCCCACCATTTTTTCGATCATGGTTTCAAAGGAAATCGATTTAATCTCGAAAGTTCCTACACTTTTTCCATCTCGAAGGATGGTCACTCGATCCCCAATTTCATAAACCTCAGCATATCGGTGGGAAATGTAAACGAAGCCGACTCCCTTCTGTTTTAGGTTACGTATGATGGTAAAAAGCTTCTCTCGAGCGTAACTTTCTAGAACATCGGTTGGTTCATCGAGTATAATTGCTTTTGCTTGAGTAGCCAGAGCCCGTGCAATCTCCACCATCTTTTGCTCTGTAACGCTCAGGTATCGTACTATCTTTCGGGGATTGAGGTCAATCTGCATTTTCTGCAGAAGCTCCTCGGTCATCCTATATAGAAGAGAAAGATTGAGAAATCCACCTTGAACCGGCTCAATACCTAAGAAAATATTGCGGGCGACATCAAGGTCAAAAACGAGGCTCGGTTCTTGGTAAATGAAACGTAAGCCTCGGTTAAGGGCTATGTGTGGGGAAGTAATGTGAACTAATTCACCCTCGATGAAAATTTCTCCTTCATCTGCAGGGTAAGCGCCGCTCAGAACCTTAATGAGTGTGCTCTTCCCAGCTCCATTCTCTCCTAAAAGGACATGAACTTCGCCTTTTCTCAAATCAAAGTTGACATGGTCTAGGGCAATCACTCCAGGGAACTTTTTTACAATCCCTCGCATTTCTACGAGCACGGTGTTCATATCAATATACGCACTCTCTTGCTGCTTCAACATATATTTTAAGATTTTCAGGAGGCGTATCGAAGAAATGGTCGGCGCAAGAAAGAATGTATCCTCCATCATATCCTACTTTTGCAAAGAGGGTAAAAACCGCGGTACGGATTTCCTCTTTAGTGCCCGAGGTTAGAACATTGAACTGGTCCATGCCCCCGATGAGCGCCAGACGGTTACCAATTTTTTGTTTAAACTCCCATGGTTCTTGGTTACCACCGATACTCACTGGTGCTAAGGTTTCGGAAGCATCAGTTTCATTGGCAACGATGAGGTCTTCAATACCTTTGGTACCACCACAAGTATGGTAGGTAATTCGAAAACCCAGGTCGTGAAGAGCCTGGTGGAGTTTGCGGTCATATGGGAGGCAGAACTCT
Protein-coding sequences here:
- a CDS encoding sugar ABC transporter ATP-binding protein, with the protein product MNTVLVEMRGIVKKFPGVIALDHVNFDLRKGEVHVLLGENGAGKSTLIKVLSGAYPADEGEIFIEGELVHITSPHIALNRGLRFIYQEPSLVFDLDVARNIFLGIEPVQGGFLNLSLLYRMTEELLQKMQIDLNPRKIVRYLSVTEQKMVEIARALATQAKAIILDEPTDVLESYAREKLFTIIRNLKQKGVGFVYISHRYAEVYEIGDRVTILRDGKSVGTFEIKSISFETMIEKMVGRTLEKRHVALSPPQEKEALRLENVSRGEILRNITITVKKGEIVSVTGLMGAGKTELAETIFGIHPKTGGTIYIDGEQREIQSPDQAIRWNVAFLPEDRKTKGLILDQAVRDNYGLPNVNRLSRLGFIRFQSMNQETERFIKELRIKTPHRYTLAGQLSGGNQQKLVLAKWLGMNPKVLLLDEPTRGIDVLGRREIYRIVAELAAMGTAVLLFTSDYSEALELSHRILVMRRGEICQEFLRGEVTEDAILKAAIGEVKCIL